A part of Periplaneta americana isolate PAMFEO1 chromosome 17, P.americana_PAMFEO1_priV1, whole genome shotgun sequence genomic DNA contains:
- the LOC138692936 gene encoding uncharacterized protein isoform X5: protein MQVRYGCLKVNKAQHSVVMAVIKKEPGVDPLAIQSSYNTDADEKKPLSEEGNLLFLHVAGIKTEDVDHSSDLTSEIKVEETAVPTTFVTTKYKSEEELCDVDTVKDELKLEVTSEENKILISRCSRCWVCFLLGLITWMDFSEIFPNIKANVR from the exons ATGCAAGTGCGATATGGTTGTCTAAAAGTGAATAAGGCGCAGCACAGTG TTGTGATGGCTGTGATCAAGAAGGAACCCGGAGTTGACCCGTTGGCTATTCAATCCAGTTATAACACTGATGCAGATGAGAAGAAGCCCCTATCAGAG GAAGGGAATTTATTGTTCCTCCACGTGGCGGGAATAAAGACAGAAGACGTGGACCACAGCTCTGATCTCACATCAGAGATTAAAGTGGAGGAAACTGCAGTGCCAACTACTTTTGTTACGACAAAGTATAAATCCGAG GAAGAGTTGTGTGATGTTGATACAGTAAAGGATGAGTTGAAACTGGAAGTTACCTCTGAGGAGAATAAGATTTTAATCAGTCG CTGCTCTCGGTGTTGGGTTTgcttcctgcttggactgattacctggatggatttttcagaaatttttccCAAcattaaggcaaatgttaggtaa
- the LOC138692937 gene encoding putative nuclease HARBI1, which translates to MADYGAVNVDDVRRIREIRDVRRRRKKYLERLNIFRKYDDVHFRNRYRFTKENARKVIELVRPNLYESEDNRGLSISIETQVLTALRYYARSGYQDNTADLHNISQASVSRIITNVSVAIAGLAPRYVRFPREEKRMTTARKFYDIARFPQVIGAIDGTHIPITNPGGELAQIYINRKGWYSLNVQVISDASFQILDIVARWRGSAHDSRIFNESRIKERFEQHEFGRFILLGDSGYGVHKYLLTPLRNPETRQERVYNTCHKKTRNVVERCFGCWKGRFRCLTKNIGTRLGTAKNIIVACAVLHNLAVIWKEEMEDIYVEEEEEEEEEDNGNEQHEEMAEQRGHIFRRQFIQQHF; encoded by the exons ATGGCTGATTATGGTGCAGTAAATGTTGATGATGTACGTCGAATTCGTGAAATTCGTGACGTGAGACGGAGGAGAAAAAAGTACCTAGAGAGACTGaacatatttagaaaatatgacGACGTACATTTTAGGAATAGGTATCGGTTCACAAAGgaaaatgcaagaaaagtaaTAGAGTTGGTACGTCCCAACTTGTACGAGAGCGAAGACAATCGCGGATTGTCAATTTCTATTGAGACGCAAGTGCTAACTGCACTTCGTTATTATGCTAGATCTGGCTACCAAGACAACACAGCTGACTTACACAACATTAGTCAGGCTTCTGTAAGCCGTATAATAACGAATGTGTCAGTAGCAATTGCTGGACTTGCGCCTCGTTACGTACGTTTTCCTAGGGAAGAGAAACGAATGACAACTGCGAGAAAGTTTTATGACATCGCAAGATTTCCTCAG gTTATTGGCGCCATAGATGGCACGCACATACCCATAACAAATCCAGGAGGAGAACTGGCACAAATATACATCAACCGAAAGGGATGGTATTCTCTAAACGTGCAG GTTATAAGTGATGCAAGTTTTCAAATTCTGGATATAGTGGCACGATGGAGAGGAAGTGCCCATGACTCTCGCATTTTCAATGAGAGTAGAATTAAGGAGAGATTTGAACAGCATGAATTTGGACGCTTCATTTTGTTGGGGGATAGTGGTTATGGTGTACACAAATATTTGTTAACGCCTCTCAGAAATCCAGAAACACGACAAGAACGGGTGTACAATACATGCCACAAGAAGACCCGTAATGTTGTAGAACGTTGCTTTGGGTGCTGGAAGGGCCGTTTTCGGTGTCTCACTAAGAACATAGGCACACGCTTAGGAACAGCTAAAAATATAATTGTGGCATGTGCTGTACTTCACAACTTGGCTGTCATATGGAAAGAGGAAATGGAAG acatttatgttgaagaagaagaagaagaagaagaagaagacaatggCAATGAACAACACGAAGAAATGGCTGAGCAAAGGGGACATATATTCAGAAGACAGTTCATTCAACAACATTTCTAA
- the LOC138692936 gene encoding zinc finger protein 235-like isoform X3, translating into MAVIKKEPGVDPLAIQSSYNTDADEKKPLSEEGNLLFLHVAGIKTEDVDHSSDLTSEIKVEETAVPTTFVTTKYKSEEELCDVDTVKDELKLEVTSEENKILISRFADTHHSTVISEFADFAPEDHETISQAAKHSVSTKMLWVHSDEKRFKCDVCKKCFSYSSSLKRHGLKHTGENPFKCRVCGSCFLEHAHLKLHALLHRGDKTFKCGVCGRCFSESGKLKRHTRLHTGDRPFRCEVCGKCFSDSGNLKSHTRLHTGDKPFKCDLCGKCFSDSTNLKRHARQHTGEKPFTCNVCGKSFLKRVSLRRHERQHTGEKPFKCDACGKCFSDSGNLKSHTRLHTGDKPFKCVICGKYFSDSTNLKRHSRQHTGEKPFKCHVCGKRFSESGSLRRHERQHKA; encoded by the exons ATGGCTGTGATCAAGAAGGAACCCGGAGTTGACCCGTTGGCTATTCAATCCAGTTATAACACTGATGCAGATGAGAAGAAGCCCCTATCAGAG GAAGGGAATTTATTGTTCCTCCACGTGGCGGGAATAAAGACAGAAGACGTGGACCACAGCTCTGATCTCACATCAGAGATTAAAGTGGAGGAAACTGCAGTGCCAACTACTTTTGTTACGACAAAGTATAAATCCGAG GAAGAGTTGTGTGATGTTGATACAGTAAAGGATGAGTTGAAACTGGAAGTTACCTCTGAGGAGAATAAGATTTTAATCAGTCG TTTTGCAGACACACATCACAGCACTGTAATATCAGAGTTCGCTGATTTTGCGCCAGAAGATCACGAGACTATTTCTCAGGCTGCAAAGCATTCTGTTTCCACGAAAATGTTGTGGGTTCATTCAGACGAAAAGcgattcaaatgcgatgtctgtaAGAAGTGTTTCTCGTATTCGAGTAGTTTAAAAAGGCACGGGTTGAAGCACACGGGCGAAAACCCTTTTAAGTGCCGTGTCTGTGGAAGTTGTTTCCTGGAGCACGCACATTTAAAGCTCCATGCACTTCTGCACAGAGGGGATAAGACTTTCAAGTGCGGCGTGTGCGGGAGGTGTTTTTCGGAATCTGGTAAACTAAAACGCCATACACGGCTGCACACTGGCGACAGACCATTCAGATGCgaagtttgtggaaagtgtttctctgaTTCTGGTAATCTGAAAAGCCATACACGCCTGCATACAGGCGacaaaccattcaaatgtgattTGTGCGGAAAGTGCTTCTCGGATTCTACTAATTTGAAGCGTCATGCACGCCAGCACACGGGCGAGAAACCATTCACATGCAATGTCTGCGGTAAGAGTTTCTTGAAGCGGGTGAGTCTAAGGAGGCATGAACGCCAGCATACCGGggaaaaaccattcaaatgcgatgccTGCGGCAAATGTTTTTCTGATTCTGGTAATCTGAAAAGCCACACACGTTTACATACAGGCGACAAACCATTCAAATGTGTAATCTGTGGAAAGTACTTCTCGGATTCTACTAATTTGAAACGCCATTCACGCCAGCACACgggcgagaaaccattcaaatgccaTGTCTGTGGAAAGAGATTCTCGGAGTCTGGTAGTCTAAGAAGGCATGAACGCCAGCATAAAGCCTGA
- the LOC138692936 gene encoding zinc finger protein 235-like isoform X1, whose amino-acid sequence MQVRYGCLKVNKAQHSVVMAVIKKEPGVDPLAIQSSYNTDADEKKPLSEEGNLLFLHVAGIKTEDVDHSSDLTSEIKVEETAVPTTFVTTKYKSEEELCDVDTVKDELKLEVTSEENKILISRFADTHHSTVISEFADFAPEDHETISQAAKHSVSTKMLWVHSDEKRFKCDVCKKCFSYSSSLKRHGLKHTGENPFKCRVCGSCFLEHAHLKLHALLHRGDKTFKCGVCGRCFSESGKLKRHTRLHTGDRPFRCEVCGKCFSDSGNLKSHTRLHTGDKPFKCDLCGKCFSDSTNLKRHARQHTGEKPFTCNVCGKSFLKRVSLRRHERQHTGEKPFKCDACGKCFSDSGNLKSHTRLHTGDKPFKCVICGKYFSDSTNLKRHSRQHTGEKPFKCHVCGKRFSESGSLRRHERQHKA is encoded by the exons ATGCAAGTGCGATATGGTTGTCTAAAAGTGAATAAGGCGCAGCACAGTG TTGTGATGGCTGTGATCAAGAAGGAACCCGGAGTTGACCCGTTGGCTATTCAATCCAGTTATAACACTGATGCAGATGAGAAGAAGCCCCTATCAGAG GAAGGGAATTTATTGTTCCTCCACGTGGCGGGAATAAAGACAGAAGACGTGGACCACAGCTCTGATCTCACATCAGAGATTAAAGTGGAGGAAACTGCAGTGCCAACTACTTTTGTTACGACAAAGTATAAATCCGAG GAAGAGTTGTGTGATGTTGATACAGTAAAGGATGAGTTGAAACTGGAAGTTACCTCTGAGGAGAATAAGATTTTAATCAGTCG TTTTGCAGACACACATCACAGCACTGTAATATCAGAGTTCGCTGATTTTGCGCCAGAAGATCACGAGACTATTTCTCAGGCTGCAAAGCATTCTGTTTCCACGAAAATGTTGTGGGTTCATTCAGACGAAAAGcgattcaaatgcgatgtctgtaAGAAGTGTTTCTCGTATTCGAGTAGTTTAAAAAGGCACGGGTTGAAGCACACGGGCGAAAACCCTTTTAAGTGCCGTGTCTGTGGAAGTTGTTTCCTGGAGCACGCACATTTAAAGCTCCATGCACTTCTGCACAGAGGGGATAAGACTTTCAAGTGCGGCGTGTGCGGGAGGTGTTTTTCGGAATCTGGTAAACTAAAACGCCATACACGGCTGCACACTGGCGACAGACCATTCAGATGCgaagtttgtggaaagtgtttctctgaTTCTGGTAATCTGAAAAGCCATACACGCCTGCATACAGGCGacaaaccattcaaatgtgattTGTGCGGAAAGTGCTTCTCGGATTCTACTAATTTGAAGCGTCATGCACGCCAGCACACGGGCGAGAAACCATTCACATGCAATGTCTGCGGTAAGAGTTTCTTGAAGCGGGTGAGTCTAAGGAGGCATGAACGCCAGCATACCGGggaaaaaccattcaaatgcgatgccTGCGGCAAATGTTTTTCTGATTCTGGTAATCTGAAAAGCCACACACGTTTACATACAGGCGACAAACCATTCAAATGTGTAATCTGTGGAAAGTACTTCTCGGATTCTACTAATTTGAAACGCCATTCACGCCAGCACACgggcgagaaaccattcaaatgccaTGTCTGTGGAAAGAGATTCTCGGAGTCTGGTAGTCTAAGAAGGCATGAACGCCAGCATAAAGCCTGA